GGAGCTGCCATTGAAAATGCAGCCCTGGCTGTAGCCGAAGGCATCAAACAGGGTTTGCAGATTATCGTCAATGTAGCGGGAAAGGCCTTTACGGTGATAGTGGATACTCTTGAAAAAGTTGGCGAGGTGGTCATGTATGTCGTCACACAGGTAGTTGAAGCAGTCGAACAGGTGATTGATTTTATCTGCTCCTTGTTTAATTGGGGGGATATTGTCAAGACTCAGAAATTCATAAAAAAATCCATTGACCGCGGACTGGAGATGGGCCTTGAATTGGAGCAGAAAGCAAGTGTCTTTGTAGAGGAACAAATGGATAACGCCAGAGATCTGGTTCATAATTTGCTCAATGACTGGCGGTCTGAATTAGGCATTGAAGTCAGACCCAAGGAACCTGATTCTGAAGAGGATAGCTCAGGTGCCATGGATGCCCTGATGTGGATTCTTGACAAGATAACTTCAGCTATGGATCTGATACCCAAGCCGGAACTCCCTCCTCCAAATTTTGCATCCGGAATGATAATCCCCGGAGAAATAATGAAGGAGTTGGAGGGCATTGGCGAGGATGTCGGAAGCATTCTTTTAGAAGGCCTGGTATCTGGAATTGACGGTGTTTCAGATTCTTTTCAACGGTTTGTTACAGGGATATCTGACGGAATTGAGAACCCCACAGAAATGCTTCAACTCCTCGGTGGTCTGATATTGGATATGCTGGAAGTCGTTATTGATCTTGCCCTGGATATTGCAGAAGCTCTTGCAAAAGTGGTTTTGGGAATAATCCGTGTTGGAATCAAATTGGTACGTTGGTTAATTGACTTTCCACTGGATATTCCTTTGGTAAGTGAACTGTATGAATTAATTACAGGGGATACGTTGACCATGAAATCTCTTGCCACCCTGGTGGTTGCAATACCTGCGACAATAATTGGGAAACTTATTTTTGGAGTCGATGAATATTTAAGCTATTTAAATGAAACGAAGAAACAGGAATTCGCCCTGGATATGGGGAATGGTGAAAGTTTTTTAAAGGCACTTTATGGATCGTGTCACCTGATAATAACCCTCACTGGTGCGATACAGGACGGTTTCCGGATAGCCGGCCCAAAAAAGAAGCCACATACTTATTATACATCTTTGAAAATGGTTGAGAAAGACGCTCTGATGACAGGGATTAATCTTTGCATTGGTATTGTTGCCGGAGTTTTTAGTGCACCCTACTTTCCCAGTGACGATAAAGAACAAAAGGATATTTACAACGGATTGAGTTGGGCATCCTGGGGTACCCAAATGGCCCTTCTGGCGCCAAGTGTGGTCGGTTTGGGTTTGGCCGGCTTGCAAATGAAAAAAGGGCATAAAAAATTAAAAAATTCAGATGCATTGGGCTCTGTCCTTACTGCTTTGATAGGTATTGGGGGAGTCGTGCATCTTGGGATAAACATTGCACTAACAATATATGAAAGCAAATTGGATCATTTTGATAAAGAAGGGGTAGGGGATGAGACTACGTTGAAGGCATTATTAGGCACTTCATACATTGCGACAACCTTGCCATCCATTGCGGAGTTTGCCTTTTTCGCCAAGGATAAAAGGATCCAGGGTGTGGCTGCCGCAATTAGAGGCATCGCTCATTTGTTGGAAGGGAGCGTGATGCTGGGAGCAGTTAGTGTCGCCAATGCAAAATAATGATCAGGACATGGGAAACCGATCAATGACAGAGAGGGAAAGAAATCAGGAATTCTCTCCCACGGAATATCCTATACGCTTAGCGGACCCACTCATCCGTTCAGGTATTTTGCCATTGCGGAATATGGGGCTTACCGGGTCGGGATCATTTGTGGGGCATCTTGATTCGGGCATTGATCCGAACCAAAAGGATTTGATATCACAAATGACCATCTTCGCAGAGATCGATAATAGCGGCCAGGTCATACTAAACCATGCCCCGATTGACGAAACGGGGCATGGTACACGGACAGCCGGGTTAGTTTCAGGAGGCTGTAGAAAGCGCAGGCTCCTTGGGGTGGCCCCTGAATCTTCACTCATAGTAGGCAAGGTGCTGGAAGGTGGAAATACGGTCGTTCGAATTCTTTCTGGTCTGAACTGGCTCATGGGAAATGATGTACGCGTCGTTCTTTTTTGTGGTGGGTTCCCTACAGCTAACCCCATTTTAGGACCTATGCTTTTACAAATGCGGAAGGCGGGAATATTGGTGATTTGTCCTATTGGAAATCAGGGCCAAGGAAATTACAGACAACCCGGTGATGATCCCTCGGTATTATCGGTGGGAGCAATAGATTCAAGTGATAAACCTGCTAAGTTTTCAGGAAGCTGTATCGGACGATTTTCGCACGAGGTGAAAGCACCAGATATATTAGCCCCGGGAGTTGCCATTCCATGCATAAGTGCTAAAGGCGGCGTGACCCGGTCCAGTGGAACTTCGATGGCTGCTGCCATAGTTGCCGGTGTGGTTGCCTTACTATTGGAGGCGGAAACGGAGGCGAGTGCTGATCAGCTTTATGACGCCATTTGTTATGGCTCAAAACCATTGGACAATGAAACACGGAAACATGCCCGTTTTGGTGTTTTGAATGCAGAATCTGCACTGAAATACCTCCGGGAGCATAAAAATAAAAAAACTTTACCCCGTCCTGAAAGACTTCCGCTGGTAAATTCCGGATGGAGGGATCCTCGGTTAAAATACCAACTGACCCATTCTGGACCTGAAGATACTATTATGGCGGTTTATGTTCTTTATCCTGAATTAGAAGCAGACCAATGGGGACGGGCTGTTCGTGAATTTCTGGCTCATGGGTTCAAAAAGCTGGACCAGGATTCCGTAAAATATTTGCCGGGGGGACGTGCACTGATTATCAATACGACATCTACGGTGCATCTTGAATTGATCGAAAATCCTCTTGTGACTTACGCTAGTGCGGCAGATGCAGGGCGCTTACTTATTCCAAATAAATAATTTTACTCTATTAAAATACAACGATATGTCACGATCTTTTAAATATCTCGCACTCTGTACAGCTGTCATCCTTTTTGTGTTCACGGCATGTACAACGCCTAAGATATTGTTTTCTGTTGCTGGAGGCAAACTATTAAGCGAAGAATCTGATCTGGTAATGGTCAGCCGGGACGATAAAACGCTACCTGGTAAAAATGATCTGAAACTCAAGGAAGGCGACCAAATTACAATCGCAGAAGGGGTTGACGGTACCGGTATCCGAACCTTTTATACCGTGAGTACTGTACACGGACCCGCAACTCTGGTGCTCTCCAAAGATTTTCTGGAGCAAAAAGATGGAACGGTGCTCCACGATGCTCTGCGGGGAAAATTACTCATTCCTGAAATGTCTATAGACCATGAAGGTGCCGCTTATCTTGTGGCTATCCAGGAAAAAACGATTGAATTGATTGTATTTGATGGGAGAATACTTGTAAGTTCCACCCAGGCAAATCCTCCCTGGAAACCTTTCTTTGTCGAAAGCCAACAAAGGCGAAAGATATGGCGGGATGGTCGTCTGGCACCCAACCAACCATTGGGTCCGGATGATTTGAACCATTGGATAGATAGTGAGAATCAGTTGCTCAAGGCCGGAAATTCGACTACTCGAATGGTGCCTAGCGTGATCACTTTACCTTCGGTTGATGCGGAGGCTTTAGTCGCATCAGCAGAATTTCCAGTAAGTTTACAATACCTGGAAGAAGGAGAAGGAGAGCTTGGTACCATCACAAAACAGGAACCAAGAGCAGGCCGTAGGGTTAAATCTGGTCAGCAAGTGGTGATTTATGAGCGTTCTCGCCCTGTTATCGTACCTGATGTTTTGGGACTTAGCCTTGGAGCGGCTATTAACAAATTACAGGATCTGGGCCTGGAAGGTCATGAGGCTGGGAGAACCATAACCCGTAAGGTTGATCCACATTTGGTAAATACGCAGATTCCAGCCGCCGGTGAAATGACTGCCGCCGGATCGTCCGTTGCACTCAGTATAGAGGCCGTTTCCGTTATGGTTCCAAATATAATCGGTATGTCAATTAGCAGTGCCAGTCAGGCTCTGGGGGTATTGAAACTGGAAGTTGATAGCACATATTATGTTTTGAACTTTGAAGGTGAGCCTAAAGTGATTTCTCAGACACCATTAGAGAATACCTATGTTATCCCGGGAAGTGTTGTAAAGGTATGGCGACAGGCCCTGGGATTTGAGGTACCCAATGTTGTTAGAAAAACTTTATTGGAAGCCACTGAAAAACTTACAAACGAAGGATTCGCCATCGGAGAAACAAAATTAAAATCCAGTGATAGTGTTGCTAAAAATTTAATTATTTCACAGGAGCCGGCTGCCGGGGCCATTAGCGGAAAAGACGTGCCAGTAAAACTTATCATTTCTAAAGGAAGGTAGGACTGTATTTGTGAAACATTTGGCATTGGAATTTGACTAAAACAAAAAAAGGCCAGCACAAGTGCTGACCTTTTAGTCGGGGTAGTAGGATTCGAACCTACGGCCCTCCTCGACGCAGAGCGTCGGGATGCGCTAACCGGACTGCGCCCTACCCATTTTCACCTTAATCGGCCTCCTTATTTTTTTCAATCCAGGCCAATATTCTTTCCCTATTTTTGAAACCTTTAAGTTTTCGTTCCAGTTGAACGGCTTTACTTCTGGATTCAAAAGGCCGGGAAAATATCAAAACCCATGGCCCCTTGTTTTTGGTCCATTTATTACGATTGGTGTTGTGTCGGATGATTCGATCATCGAGGTCATTGGTTTGCCCGATGTATAACTGATCTGTTTGAAGGGAGTGAATAATGTATGTGTGAAACATTTGGCATTGGAATTTGACTAAAGCAAAAAAAGGCCAGCACAAAATGTACTGACCTTTCCTTTATCTTTTTATGGCGGTGAAGGCGGGATTCGAACCCGCGGTACCCCTTTCAGAGTACGTCGGTTTAGCAAACCGGTGGTTTCAGCCACTCACCCACTTCACCAGAAAAATAGCCGATTATTTAGTCGGGGTAGTAGGATTCGAACCTACGGCCCCCTGCTCCCAAAGCAGGTGCGCTAACCGGACTGCGCCATACCCCGAGTGCTATTTTTCATAAGCGACTGCAAAGATAAAGGTTCATTTATAAATAGCAAATTGCAGTGGCTTTTTTTTCAAATTATTTTTCATTCAGGCTTAATTTGATCTTTTTTTCCAGATCAGCTACCGTGTCTTTTAGTATAGCATCGGTCTCCATAAGGTCCTGCACTGTTTTGCAGGAGTGGATAACGGTACTGTGGTCGCGCCCTCCGAAGTTTTCGCCAATGGCTTTGAGTGACTTGCCGGTTAGTTTTTTGGTCAGGTACATCGAAAGTTGACGAGCGATGACCACCTGGCGCTTCCGGGTCTTCCCGTGGAGTTTTTCAACAGAAACATCGAAATGATCAGCCACGAGCGACTGGATGAATTCAACCGTAATTTCCTTATTGATATGCTTGACAAAGTTTTTGATCACTTCTTTAGTGAGATCCAGATCAATTTCCCTGCGGTTTAGGGAAGATTGTGCGATCAGTGAAACCAAAACTCCTTCCAGCTCACGAATATTGTTTTTGATATTATAACAAATGAATTCGGTGATATCCTGGGGGAGATCAACTCCTTCCTGCGACATCTTTGATTCAAAGATGGCCATCCTTGTTTCCAGGTCGGGTGCCTGTAGGTCGGCGGACAATCCCCATTTAAATCTGGAGATGAGCCTTTCTTCCATGCCGTTGAGGTCCTTTGGTGGACGATCGGAAGTCAGGATAATTTGCTTGTTGTTTTGATGGAGCTGGTTGAACACATGGAAGAAAATTTCCTGGGTCTTGGTACGGTTGGCCAAAAACTGTATGTCATCAACGATGAGCACATCCATCAGTTGGTAATAAGTTACCAGGTCGTTCACTGCATTATTCTTAATGGACTGGATGATCTGGTTGGTAAACTTTTCTGTTGAAACGTACAGAATATTTTTATCCGGCCATCTTTCCATGACTTCATTTCCAATTGCCTGGGCAAGGTGGGTTTTGCCAAGACCAACATCGCCAAAAATGACCAGTGGGTTGAAAGAGGTTTTTCCCGGATTTTTGGCAATGGCCAATCCGGCAGAGCGTGCCAGGCGATTGCAATCTCCTTCAATATAATTTTCGAAAAGGTAGCTAGGGTTGAGCCGGGGTTCAACTTTTACTTTTTTTATACCCGGAATAATAAAGGGATTTTTAATATTCTCAGTGTCCACCATTCCCGGTGTGTAGGTGCTATCAGTGGTCTGGCCATTCTTTGATATCGGTGCTGCAGTGGCCGACACAGAAGAGCGGTTGGTGAGAATCTGATACTCCAGCTTGGCTTTACTTCCTAGTTCTTTGCGAATAGAAGTTCTCAACAGAGAAACATAGTGCTCTTCGAGCCACTCATAAAAGAACCGGTTAGGAACCTGGATGGTTAAGGAATTATCTTCAAGACGGACGGGTTTGATCGGCTCAAACCAAGTCTTGAAACTGCGTCCATTCACATTTTTGCGAATATTTTGCAGACACCTATCCCACACTGAAGTATGATCAATTACCATGCAGCAGTAAATTAATAGGGCCAAAGGCCTTGTTAAACAAAAATCAGTTGTAAAAGTATAAGTATCAGTGAGTTAGACTCAGTAGGGGGTGAAAAGGCAATCAGAAGAATACTGTAAGTAAATGGGCTGTAATTCAGCTTTTACCAGCTTCATTTTCTCTTTAGCCGGATTGCAAAGTTGCAACTTTTTTCCGACTTCAGAAGGGCTATTGGATTTATTTTTTATATTTTTTTTTCTTTAATAACTAAACGCTTCACCTCGAATTGTTTTTGTTGATTTTTTCCTTTTTTTGGCATTAATTAATTACTTTGGTGTTTCAAACGTAATCAAAAATCTATGAAAGCCAGATCCCGATATTTTTATCTTGGAGGATTTCTGCTCCTCCTTGTCGTAGCGTATTTTTTCTTCAGAAGTGAAAATAAAGAGCAAGACTCCGATATTTTTACGACCGTAAGCCAGGGTGAATTTTATATTTCAGTGAGTGGAACAGGGGAATTGAAAGCTAAAAATTCGGTCAAGATTCGTGCCCCCCAGGGCATGCGTCCTGCAGGGATATACGAAACCACTCTTTCTGACCTTGTACCAGAAGGAACCATTGTGAGTGAAGGTCAATATGTGGGTTCACTTGACCGGACGGAAATTTCAAACAAAATGAGTACTGTTCGGTCGGAGATCGAAAAAATAGAGACTCAGCTGGAACAGGCGAAGATCGATACGGCCATTGAAATGCGTGCCCTGCGCGACCAGCTGGTAAACCTCAATTTTAGCAAAAAAGAGAAAATGTTACTCGTTGAACAAAATAAGTACGAGGCGCATTCTGTTATCCGTCAAACAGAACTTGACCTCGAAAAAATAGAAAGAGATTATTCACAGCTTGAGCAAAAATATGTCTTAAAGGAGCAACAAACCGTAGCTAAAATCAGGGAAATCAATGCGTTGCTCAGACAAAATCAGCAAAAATTTGACACTTTTGTTGAATTGTCCGATGAATTTTCCATTTCTGCCCCCACCTCGGGCATGGTCATTTATGCACGGACCTGGAATGGTAAAAAAGAACCTGGCTCAAGAATTTCTGCCTGGGATCCTGTGGTGGCTGAGTTGCCTGACCTCACTGACATGATCTCCAAGACCTATGTCAATGAAGTGGATATCAGTAAAGTAAAACCGGGGCAGGAAGTCAAAGTCAAAGTGGATGCTTTCCCGGAAGAAAATTATTCCGGGGTGGTGTTGACCGTGGCGAATATCGGGGAACAATTACGTGGATACGATTCCAAAGTTTTTGAAGTGGTCATTCAGATCAATGAATCTGATACGATTATGAGGCCAGCCATGACGACGAGCAATGAAATCATTACCGATACCTTTCATAATGTAATGTTTGTCCCACTGGAATGCCTTCAGACGGATTCTCTCTCTTTTGTTTACCTGAAACAAAAAGGAGAGACGGTTAAAAAAGAAGTGATCACCGGCCTCAGTAATGATAACCAGATTATTATTGAACAAGGAATCGAACCCGGCGATCAGGTATTTTTGAGCATTCCAAAAAATAATACTGACCTTAGATTTATTCCCATAGATCCTGAAATTAAAAAAGAGATTCTTCGCAAACAGGAAGAAGCCAAAAAGGAAAGGGAGGCTCGATCCCAGGCCCGAAGGGATAAGATCAAGAACATCGATTTACCTTCCAACTCGGGCAGGGGTGATGATGGGATGTTTATCATTATTGAATAACCGGCTATGTTGCAAAAAATATCATTTAACCTATCCCTGGCCTTCGAAAGTGTGCTCAGTAATAAATTGAGATCCATATTAACGGCTTTGGGTATCATTTTTGGCGTCGGAGCCGTTATTGCCATGCTGGCTATCGGTACTGGTGCAAGGCAGTCCATCCTGGATCAGATGAAATTGATTGGTACCAATAATATTGTCATAAAATCAGTTTCCACAAGCCCTGAAGACGGAGAAAGTACAGGTGAAAATAATGGGCAGGAGGAAGAAAAGAAGAAGTGGTCTCCCGGCCTGAACCTTCAAGATGTTCTGGCTATCCGGGAAGTGTTACCGAATGTGGATCTGGTGAGTTCGGAAATTGTCATTCCAACAACTATCATTCAATCTGCCCGTTTGGAAAAGGCGAAATGTGTTGGGGTGAATAATGATTTCTTCAAAATGAGTCGCTTAAACCTGGAATCCGGCCAATATTTTCATGAGGTTCACATGGAGATGGGGAAATCAGTTTGCATTATTGGCAAAAATATCCAGTTGAAATTTTTCGGAACGGTGGATCCTATTGGTCAAATGATAAAATGCGGGAACACCTGGCTTAAGATAATCGGGGTCATTGAAAAAAGAAGCACCAGCAAAGCCAGCCTGGAAAGTCTCGGCATCCGTGATTATAATTCGGATGTTTATGTTCCGGTAAAAACGGCTCTTTTGAGATTCCAAAACAGGGGGATGCTCACCGAAGAGAATATTGGTAACCGAGGTGACGAGGAACAAACAACGGAGAACTACCATCAGCTGGATCGGATTGTGGTCCGTGTTAAAGAATCGAATACGATGAGGGCTTCCGCCGAAATCGTTGCCCGATTGCTGACCCGCAGACACCAGCAGGTCATTGATTTTGAAGTGGAAGTCCCGGAGTTATTGCTGGAACAGCAGCAGAAAACTCAGGATATTTTTAACATGGTACTCGCGGCCATCGCGGGAATTTCCCTGGTGGTGGGAGGGATCGGGATTATGAATATAATGCTGGCCTCCGTTCTGGAAAGGATCAAAGAAATTGGTGTGAGACGTTCCATGGGGGCACTCAAGACCGACATCATCCAGCAGTTCCTGTTTGAAGCCGTAATCATTAGTGTGATCGGCGGATTATTGGGTATTCTCCTGGGGTTTGTGGCTTCAGGGATTATTGCCCATTCAGCCGGTATTCCGTCTATCGTTTCGGCATGGTCTATTCTGCTGTCGGCCGGTGTGGCGATCATCGTTGGATTGGTTTTTGGCATTTTTCCAGCCCGGAAAGCTGCAGAGCAGGATCCTATAAAGGCTTTGCGTTCAGATTGATGGGCGATTATTTAATCAAACAGGAACATGTCGCTATGTTAAAGTAACTGAAATTGAACTAAAAATGAAAATAAAAACGCTCGCTTTTTTGATAAGTCTGTTGATGTCCTGCTCTTTAATTGGACAGACAGATACACTTAGCCTGAGCCTGATGCAAACCATTAAAATAGCTCAGCGGGACGGAATCGATTTGAGGTTTGCTGATGTATCTTTTCAAAATAACTACTGGCAATATCAGGCATTTCTGGCCAAATTAAGGCCTCAGCTCAATCTTCGGGGTGAAATTCCCAATATCAATCGCAGTATCGAACCAATTATTCTGCCCGACGGCACGGAGGCTTTTATCAACAGATCATTGATGTCCAATTCGGCGCGGATCAACCTGCAGCAATCTATCCCTCTGACAGGAGGCCAGATTTTTGCCCAGACAGGATTGAGGCGTATCGATTTGTTTTCGGCCGTTAACAATACAAACATCTCCTATTTGTCGACACCGGTTTCGGTCGGTTTTGTCCAGCCGATTTTTGGATTCAACTCCCTAAAATGGGAAAAGAGGATCGCACCCCTTCAATATGAAGAATCAATCAAAAAATACTCTGAGGATTTTGAAAAAATTGCCTATGACGCGACGGGGTATTTTTTTGAAGTGTTGATCGCTCAATTGAATTTACAGGCTGCCTACCGCGACAAGGCGAATGCAGATACCTTATATGTCATTTCAAAAGGCAGGTACGATGTTGGTAAAATTGCCGAAACCGAGGTGATGCAGATGGAGCTTCAGGCGATGCGCGCCAACACAACCCTTTCTGAAAGTATTTTGAACCTTCAAACGGCAACGGAAAGGCTACGGAATTTTATGGGAATTCAACAGGAAGTGGCTTTTAAACTGGTACCTCCCGAAGATATTCCAACTTTTGAGACCGATGCAACGGAAGCCCTGGAACTGGCTAACCGTAACCGGGCAAACGCCCTGGCGCGTCAGCGGCGGATGCTCGAAGCCGAAAGAACCCTTGCCCAGGCACGGGCAAATACAAGGCCTAGTTTTGACCTTTATGCTTCCTTTGGGTTATCGCAAACGGCCAATAACCTCGAGGAGGTTTATCGTAAGCCACTGGACCAGGAGGTCTTTACCCTTGGTTTTGATATTCCTATTGCAGACTGGGGTAAATCCAATGCCGCCAAACAAATTGCCAAAGCCAACGCCGAGTTAGTCCGGTTGCAGGTCGAGCAGGATGCGGTAAACTTCGAACGGGAAGTACTGGTGCGTGTGCAGCAATTTAAATTGGTTAAGGATCAGGTGAATTTGGCGAAAAGGTCTTATGATCTGGCACAAAGACGCCTGGATATTACACAGAAACGTTACCTGATTGGAAAGATTGGCCCCACAGACCTCAACCTCGCTATTACTGAAGAATCTTCTGCCCGGCGTTCTTATTACAGCGCGCTGAGCAGCTACTGGCTGGCTCATTATTATCTTCGGGGCCTGACGCTCTACGATTTTGAAAATGGTGTATCATTGGTAAAAGAAACCAAATAAATCCGCAAACCCGACGAACATCCGAAAATCATAGTATCAAAAAGTCAAACATCAATCCTCCGCTTCGATGACATAGGAATGTTTAATTTCTTTCATGACGAATGAACTTTTCACATTGCCTATGTTTTCCAGTCCAGCCAGTTTTTTGGTGATGAAGAGCTGGTAGTTTTCGATGTCTTTGGTATTGACCTTGAGCATGTAATCGTAATGGCCGGCGATGTGATAACATTCCTGTACCTCAGATAATTGGGCTACCTCCCTTTCAAATTTTTCCAGGAAATCTTTGGCATGTTCTTTAAGCGAAACATTGCAATAGGCGGTTAGGGTTTTACCGAGGGCTTTTTTATCCACGATGGCGATAACCCGTTGGATAGTCCCGTTGTTTTTTAACTTTCGTATACGTTCGAAAATGGGGGTGACGCTCATGCCTAGCCTGGAAGCAATTTCCTTATTCGTATAATCGGCATTCTCCTGGAGCATCTGGAGTATTCTTTTGTCAGTAGGATCTATATTTGACATCTAGATTTTTTTTCTGTTCAACCATTAAAAAAAAATGAGTTTAAGTTGTTTTTTCCTTAAGTCGCATAATAATAAGAAATAAAAACTGCTTGATTGTAAATTGTAGATTTAAAATTTAAAATATAGTAATTTTATAGAAAAAAGATATGGATAAGCGTAAAAAATTTCAACCTGAAAGTCTGATGATGTCTTATGGTTATAAACCTGAATTGTCTGAGGGGGCGATTAAAGTTCCGGTTTTTCAGACGTCCACTTATTGTTTTAAGACCGCAGAAGAAGGAAAAGCTTTTTTTGAGGTGGCATTAGGGAAACGTGAACAAAGGAAGGGCGAAGAAGTTGGTCTGATATACAGCCGCCTGAACAATCCCAATATGGAAATTTTGGAAAACCGACTTTGTTTGTGGGATAAAGCAGATGATTGTGCGGTTTTTGATAGCGGGATGGCGGCCATTTCTACGGTTTTACTCGAGTTTTTAAGACCTGGTGATGTATTGCTCTATAACAAGCCCTTATATGGAGGAACGGTTCATTTTATCGAGCATATATTGGTTTCCATGCATGTCACGGTAGTTGCGTTCCATGCCTGGGATGACCTCGAAGACGTAAAACAACAACTAATTGCTGATGGGCTGGCAGATAAGTTGAAGATGATTTACGTGGAAACTCCGGCAAATCCTACCAATCACCTCGTTGATATTGGGGGATTGCGGGAAATGGCTGATGCGTTGTCCACTAAGGAAAGACAAGTAATTTTGGGGGTTGACAACACCTATCTTGGTCCGTTATGGCAACACCCTTTGCAAGTCGGGGCTGATCTGGTTATTTATTCTGCCACCAAATTTATCGCCGGACACAGTGACCTGATTGCCGGGGCTGTACTTGGAAGCAGAGACCTGATGCGTCGGGTAAAAACATTGCGTACCTTCCTGGGTAATATGGCTTCTCCATACACCAGCTGGTTGATGTTAAGAAGTTTGGAAACCCTTAAGATCAGGATGGAGAAACAGGCCGAAAATGCTAA
This sequence is a window from Lewinellaceae bacterium. Protein-coding genes within it:
- a CDS encoding S8 family serine peptidase, whose product is MGNRSMTERERNQEFSPTEYPIRLADPLIRSGILPLRNMGLTGSGSFVGHLDSGIDPNQKDLISQMTIFAEIDNSGQVILNHAPIDETGHGTRTAGLVSGGCRKRRLLGVAPESSLIVGKVLEGGNTVVRILSGLNWLMGNDVRVVLFCGGFPTANPILGPMLLQMRKAGILVICPIGNQGQGNYRQPGDDPSVLSVGAIDSSDKPAKFSGSCIGRFSHEVKAPDILAPGVAIPCISAKGGVTRSSGTSMAAAIVAGVVALLLEAETEASADQLYDAICYGSKPLDNETRKHARFGVLNAESALKYLREHKNKKTLPRPERLPLVNSGWRDPRLKYQLTHSGPEDTIMAVYVLYPELEADQWGRAVREFLAHGFKKLDQDSVKYLPGGRALIINTTSTVHLELIENPLVTYASAADAGRLLIPNK
- a CDS encoding PASTA domain-containing protein; this encodes MSRSFKYLALCTAVILFVFTACTTPKILFSVAGGKLLSEESDLVMVSRDDKTLPGKNDLKLKEGDQITIAEGVDGTGIRTFYTVSTVHGPATLVLSKDFLEQKDGTVLHDALRGKLLIPEMSIDHEGAAYLVAIQEKTIELIVFDGRILVSSTQANPPWKPFFVESQQRRKIWRDGRLAPNQPLGPDDLNHWIDSENQLLKAGNSTTRMVPSVITLPSVDAEALVASAEFPVSLQYLEEGEGELGTITKQEPRAGRRVKSGQQVVIYERSRPVIVPDVLGLSLGAAINKLQDLGLEGHEAGRTITRKVDPHLVNTQIPAAGEMTAAGSSVALSIEAVSVMVPNIIGMSISSASQALGVLKLEVDSTYYVLNFEGEPKVISQTPLENTYVIPGSVVKVWRQALGFEVPNVVRKTLLEATEKLTNEGFAIGETKLKSSDSVAKNLIISQEPAAGAISGKDVPVKLIISKGR
- a CDS encoding GIY-YIG nuclease family protein → MFHTYIIHSLQTDQLYIGQTNDLDDRIIRHNTNRNKWTKNKGPWVLIFSRPFESRSKAVQLERKLKGFKNRERILAWIEKNKEAD
- the dnaA gene encoding chromosomal replication initiator protein DnaA yields the protein MVIDHTSVWDRCLQNIRKNVNGRSFKTWFEPIKPVRLEDNSLTIQVPNRFFYEWLEEHYVSLLRTSIRKELGSKAKLEYQILTNRSSVSATAAPISKNGQTTDSTYTPGMVDTENIKNPFIIPGIKKVKVEPRLNPSYLFENYIEGDCNRLARSAGLAIAKNPGKTSFNPLVIFGDVGLGKTHLAQAIGNEVMERWPDKNILYVSTEKFTNQIIQSIKNNAVNDLVTYYQLMDVLIVDDIQFLANRTKTQEIFFHVFNQLHQNNKQIILTSDRPPKDLNGMEERLISRFKWGLSADLQAPDLETRMAIFESKMSQEGVDLPQDITEFICYNIKNNIRELEGVLVSLIAQSSLNRREIDLDLTKEVIKNFVKHINKEITVEFIQSLVADHFDVSVEKLHGKTRKRQVVIARQLSMYLTKKLTGKSLKAIGENFGGRDHSTVIHSCKTVQDLMETDAILKDTVADLEKKIKLSLNEK
- a CDS encoding HlyD family secretion protein, producing MKARSRYFYLGGFLLLLVVAYFFFRSENKEQDSDIFTTVSQGEFYISVSGTGELKAKNSVKIRAPQGMRPAGIYETTLSDLVPEGTIVSEGQYVGSLDRTEISNKMSTVRSEIEKIETQLEQAKIDTAIEMRALRDQLVNLNFSKKEKMLLVEQNKYEAHSVIRQTELDLEKIERDYSQLEQKYVLKEQQTVAKIREINALLRQNQQKFDTFVELSDEFSISAPTSGMVIYARTWNGKKEPGSRISAWDPVVAELPDLTDMISKTYVNEVDISKVKPGQEVKVKVDAFPEENYSGVVLTVANIGEQLRGYDSKVFEVVIQINESDTIMRPAMTTSNEIITDTFHNVMFVPLECLQTDSLSFVYLKQKGETVKKEVITGLSNDNQIIIEQGIEPGDQVFLSIPKNNTDLRFIPIDPEIKKEILRKQEEAKKEREARSQARRDKIKNIDLPSNSGRGDDGMFIIIE
- a CDS encoding ABC transporter permease translates to MLQKISFNLSLAFESVLSNKLRSILTALGIIFGVGAVIAMLAIGTGARQSILDQMKLIGTNNIVIKSVSTSPEDGESTGENNGQEEEKKKWSPGLNLQDVLAIREVLPNVDLVSSEIVIPTTIIQSARLEKAKCVGVNNDFFKMSRLNLESGQYFHEVHMEMGKSVCIIGKNIQLKFFGTVDPIGQMIKCGNTWLKIIGVIEKRSTSKASLESLGIRDYNSDVYVPVKTALLRFQNRGMLTEENIGNRGDEEQTTENYHQLDRIVVRVKESNTMRASAEIVARLLTRRHQQVIDFEVEVPELLLEQQQKTQDIFNMVLAAIAGISLVVGGIGIMNIMLASVLERIKEIGVRRSMGALKTDIIQQFLFEAVIISVIGGLLGILLGFVASGIIAHSAGIPSIVSAWSILLSAGVAIIVGLVFGIFPARKAAEQDPIKALRSD
- a CDS encoding TolC family protein; amino-acid sequence: MKIKTLAFLISLLMSCSLIGQTDTLSLSLMQTIKIAQRDGIDLRFADVSFQNNYWQYQAFLAKLRPQLNLRGEIPNINRSIEPIILPDGTEAFINRSLMSNSARINLQQSIPLTGGQIFAQTGLRRIDLFSAVNNTNISYLSTPVSVGFVQPIFGFNSLKWEKRIAPLQYEESIKKYSEDFEKIAYDATGYFFEVLIAQLNLQAAYRDKANADTLYVISKGRYDVGKIAETEVMQMELQAMRANTTLSESILNLQTATERLRNFMGIQQEVAFKLVPPEDIPTFETDATEALELANRNRANALARQRRMLEAERTLAQARANTRPSFDLYASFGLSQTANNLEEVYRKPLDQEVFTLGFDIPIADWGKSNAAKQIAKANAELVRLQVEQDAVNFEREVLVRVQQFKLVKDQVNLAKRSYDLAQRRLDITQKRYLIGKIGPTDLNLAITEESSARRSYYSALSSYWLAHYYLRGLTLYDFENGVSLVKETK